From a single Herbiconiux sp. SALV-R1 genomic region:
- a CDS encoding SDR family NAD(P)-dependent oxidoreductase, with amino-acid sequence MTINDVYTSALIFVEPTGATEIGTELARRGAGIHSLSRHEIDAAADDPGSLAATLPAEAQSSSALVVAVAPQRAGAAATVDWESAVQAPLRRVFTALRGVVPTLLTREGGGRVVVVLPLASLIADPGRAADSVLGRSLIGLTEGLRAELLGTGVAACLVLTGPDDDARSIAERIGEALETGAFYTLPPSTTAAHIAAVFDPWLEGLAATPSDLALPPLGPMGEVYRAELRDAVADGPSTTPASPDRAFVDEPAPASDVLTPGRTAIVTGGASGIGLGIAEALLDRGMNVAIADVRDDHIAEAMERLRPHGRRAMALRLDVTDKTAWRDGAAATVERFGSIDVLCLNAGIGVLGTILQSTPADWTWLTAVNLDGVTNGIEIVLPLLRAQGRGGSVVATSSAGGLMVAGDGGIYSAAKYGVVAVMDCLRAELAPEGIGVTTLCPAGVNTNIHDHETMRPAAFSASGVRGSDDEMAERQSMARAMLSQAADPASVGRRVAAAVERADSVVFTDGGIAPIIRLRRDAIKAAIALL; translated from the coding sequence GTGACAATCAATGACGTTTATACATCTGCCCTGATTTTCGTCGAACCGACGGGTGCGACCGAGATCGGCACGGAGCTGGCCCGTCGCGGCGCCGGCATCCACTCCCTCTCCCGCCATGAGATCGACGCCGCAGCCGACGATCCGGGCTCGCTCGCAGCAACCCTCCCCGCCGAGGCTCAGTCCTCCTCGGCTCTGGTGGTCGCCGTGGCGCCTCAGCGGGCTGGCGCCGCCGCAACCGTCGACTGGGAGTCGGCGGTGCAGGCGCCGCTCCGCCGCGTCTTCACCGCCCTTCGCGGGGTGGTTCCCACGCTTTTGACGCGTGAGGGCGGCGGGCGGGTCGTCGTCGTGCTCCCGCTGGCGAGCCTGATCGCCGACCCGGGGCGAGCCGCCGACTCCGTGCTCGGCCGCAGCCTCATAGGGCTCACCGAGGGCCTCCGGGCAGAGCTCCTCGGCACCGGCGTGGCAGCGTGCCTGGTCTTGACCGGGCCCGACGACGACGCCCGTTCCATCGCAGAGCGCATCGGCGAGGCGCTCGAGACGGGCGCGTTCTACACACTGCCGCCGTCGACCACGGCCGCCCACATCGCCGCGGTGTTCGACCCGTGGCTCGAGGGGCTCGCCGCCACCCCGTCCGATCTCGCGCTCCCTCCACTCGGACCGATGGGTGAGGTCTACCGGGCGGAGCTCCGCGACGCCGTCGCAGACGGCCCCTCCACCACACCGGCGAGCCCCGACCGGGCGTTCGTCGACGAGCCCGCCCCCGCATCCGACGTCCTGACCCCCGGCAGAACGGCGATCGTCACGGGTGGCGCGAGCGGGATCGGGCTCGGCATCGCCGAAGCACTCCTCGACCGCGGCATGAATGTGGCGATCGCCGACGTGCGCGACGACCACATCGCCGAGGCGATGGAGCGACTGCGTCCGCACGGACGGCGCGCGATGGCCCTCCGCCTCGACGTGACCGACAAGACGGCCTGGCGTGACGGCGCGGCCGCGACGGTCGAGCGCTTCGGCAGCATCGACGTGCTCTGCCTGAACGCCGGGATCGGCGTTCTGGGAACCATCCTGCAGAGCACCCCCGCCGATTGGACCTGGCTGACCGCGGTGAATCTCGACGGCGTGACGAACGGCATCGAGATCGTGCTGCCCCTCCTGCGCGCGCAGGGCCGGGGCGGGAGCGTCGTCGCCACCTCGTCGGCCGGCGGGCTGATGGTCGCAGGTGACGGCGGAATCTACTCCGCCGCGAAGTACGGCGTAGTCGCCGTGATGGACTGCCTCCGGGCCGAGCTGGCCCCGGAGGGCATCGGCGTCACCACCCTGTGCCCCGCCGGCGTGAACACCAACATCCACGACCATGAGACGATGCGGCCGGCCGCCTTCAGCGCGAGCGGCGTGCGCGGCAGCGACGACGAGATGGCGGAGCGCCAGTCGATGGCGCGCGCGATGCTCTCCCAGGCAGCCGACCCCGCCTCGGTCGGTCGACGCGTGGCGGCTGCCGTCGAACGCGCTGACTCCGTGGTCTTCACCGACGGGGGGATCGCCCCCATCATCCGTCTCCGTCGCGACGCTATAAAAGCGGCTATTGCCTTATTGTGA
- a CDS encoding LLM class flavin-dependent oxidoreductase, producing MHVGYATGFQHQSAESVNDTRFIKQDLEMAIEAEELGFESIWVTEHHFSNYSISPSPLQTLAYLAGRTKSVKLGTQVIVLPWNDPVRVAEQALWLDNVTEGRLVLGFGRGLGKMEYDGLRVDINQTRQLYREYAEMIINALETGVIEGGEITQQPRRELRPRPFRSFEGRVFGSAGSPESVRTVAELGMGIMIINPEPRANLGVDTDTYNQVWAETHGDTRIAPAPMLSGTIFVDESSDRAQELSRQYHRVNFRAAVNNYGMADESFGTTKGNEFYKKMRIEPSKIDEMAEVTAGVMPAGNPTEVLEQLERINNDLNLQGFFPHFHFGGMPREEAERNMRLFAEKCLPELKSWPSESTLDGATRTLQTV from the coding sequence ATGCACGTAGGTTATGCGACCGGATTCCAGCACCAGAGTGCGGAGTCGGTCAACGACACCCGATTCATCAAGCAGGATCTCGAGATGGCCATCGAGGCCGAAGAGCTCGGCTTCGAGTCGATCTGGGTGACCGAGCACCACTTCTCGAACTACTCGATCTCGCCCTCTCCGCTGCAGACGCTCGCCTACCTCGCCGGGCGCACGAAGTCGGTCAAGCTCGGCACCCAGGTGATCGTGCTCCCCTGGAACGACCCGGTGCGCGTGGCCGAGCAGGCGCTCTGGCTCGACAACGTCACCGAGGGGCGGCTGGTGCTCGGCTTCGGTCGCGGCCTCGGCAAGATGGAGTACGACGGGTTGCGCGTCGACATCAACCAGACCAGGCAGCTCTACCGCGAGTACGCCGAGATGATCATCAACGCGCTCGAGACCGGTGTGATCGAAGGCGGCGAGATCACCCAGCAGCCCCGGCGCGAACTCCGCCCCCGTCCCTTCCGCAGCTTCGAGGGCCGGGTCTTCGGCTCGGCCGGATCGCCGGAGTCGGTGCGCACCGTCGCCGAGCTCGGCATGGGCATCATGATCATCAACCCCGAGCCCCGCGCGAACCTGGGCGTCGACACCGACACCTACAACCAGGTCTGGGCCGAGACCCACGGCGACACCCGCATCGCCCCCGCCCCGATGCTCTCCGGCACGATCTTCGTCGACGAGAGCAGCGACCGGGCTCAGGAGCTGTCGCGCCAGTACCACCGTGTGAACTTCCGCGCCGCGGTGAACAACTACGGCATGGCCGACGAGAGCTTCGGCACCACCAAGGGCAACGAGTTCTACAAGAAGATGCGCATCGAGCCCTCGAAGATCGACGAGATGGCCGAGGTCACGGCCGGTGTGATGCCCGCGGGCAACCCGACCGAGGTGCTCGAGCAGCTCGAGCGCATCAACAACGACCTCAACCTGCAGGGCTTCTTCCCGCACTTCCACTTCGGCGGCATGCCGCGCGAGGAGGCGGAGCGCAACATGCGCCTGTTCGCCGAGAAGTGCCTGCCCGAGCTGAAGAGCTGGCCGTCGGAGAGTACCCTCGATGGTGCGACCCGTACGCTCCAGACCGTCTGA
- a CDS encoding SDR family oxidoreductase, whose protein sequence is MVRPVRSRPSETVKDLAGKTAFVTGGASGIGFGIVEALLARGVKVMIADLRADHLAEARARLGHHPDVLTLAVDVIDRDAMHDAAQRMLDLFGGCDILVNNAGVGANPSVDSVTYADWEWVLSVNLWGPINGVMEFLPLMLRRGEGHIVTTSSMAGLLPTADNYIYAASKFAVRGMSDSLRLSLAPRGIGVSVLYPGLTQSRILQSEDNRHPRFKSGAAQPPPNGGPVAPPKDSGMHPREVGEAVVEGIIHNRGYIISHSEFRDELAEHFESILAASPPPQEIDPGRLMLENARRAQTAAALEAVDALTRGGAERS, encoded by the coding sequence ATGGTGCGACCCGTACGCTCCAGACCGTCTGAGACCGTGAAAGACCTCGCCGGCAAGACGGCATTCGTCACGGGTGGCGCCAGCGGGATCGGCTTCGGCATCGTCGAAGCCCTCCTCGCGCGTGGCGTGAAGGTGATGATCGCCGATCTCCGAGCCGACCACCTGGCCGAGGCGCGGGCGCGCCTCGGCCACCACCCCGACGTGCTCACCCTCGCGGTGGACGTGATCGACCGCGACGCGATGCACGACGCCGCGCAACGCATGCTCGACCTCTTCGGGGGCTGCGACATCCTGGTCAACAACGCCGGTGTCGGGGCGAACCCCTCGGTCGACTCGGTCACCTACGCCGACTGGGAGTGGGTGCTCTCGGTCAACCTGTGGGGGCCCATCAACGGTGTGATGGAGTTCCTTCCCCTGATGCTCCGCCGAGGTGAAGGGCACATCGTCACCACCTCGTCGATGGCTGGCCTGCTCCCCACCGCCGACAACTACATCTACGCCGCGTCGAAGTTCGCGGTGCGCGGGATGAGCGACTCGCTGCGGCTGTCGCTCGCCCCGCGGGGCATCGGTGTGTCGGTGCTCTACCCCGGTCTCACCCAGAGCCGCATCCTGCAGTCGGAGGACAACAGGCATCCGCGCTTCAAGTCCGGTGCCGCCCAGCCGCCGCCGAACGGCGGGCCGGTCGCTCCACCGAAAGACTCCGGGATGCACCCGCGCGAGGTGGGCGAAGCCGTTGTGGAGGGCATCATCCACAACCGCGGGTACATCATCAGCCACTCCGAGTTCCGCGACGAGCTGGCGGAGCACTTCGAGTCGATCCTCGCGGCCTCCCCGCCACCCCAGGAGATCGATCCGGGTCGGCTGATGCTCGAGAACGCACGCCGCGCGCAGACCGCCGCGGCCCTGGAAGCCGTCGACGCCCTCACCCGCGGCGGCGCTGAACGGAGTTGA
- a CDS encoding acyl-CoA dehydrogenase family protein, with protein MTSSSGVTDDITLAPPESLEPTEALAPPEPELTPAALVARARELRGLLRERQAETEAAGNISEATNDLLVSSGFYRVIQPRAFGGYGFDLPTYVRLAAEVARGCPETAWVLSLVLGHVHQLATFPLEAQREAYGGHGEFRAPEVAAPQGRGVVVPGGYRVTGAWDYASGSAHATHILLAFVVPDGAAGGGGLRMGLFDRDDYEIVHNWDVIGMQGTGSNRVVVDDVFVPDHRTKAFPVVSPTLDRAVYDDSPVFYGPSRPFVVMESAAVIVGAAEGALDLYEETFLARKSGPSGAPRDELAEYQLNFGRCRALVDTARAALLQTAADYMEVAETTRRTGVPCSDDDARRLTLVVLQSIHLANDAVDIIFRTVGSSASKRDSMLGRYWRNVGVLRGHLAHQSDSAALNYGRTHFGHPAVGIS; from the coding sequence ATGACTTCATCATCCGGTGTCACGGACGACATCACGCTGGCGCCGCCGGAGAGCCTGGAGCCGACCGAGGCCCTGGCGCCGCCGGAGCCGGAGCTCACGCCCGCGGCCCTCGTCGCCCGAGCGCGCGAGCTGCGTGGGCTCCTGCGCGAGCGTCAGGCCGAGACCGAGGCGGCCGGCAACATCTCCGAGGCCACCAACGACCTGCTCGTCTCGTCGGGCTTCTACCGCGTCATCCAGCCCCGCGCCTTCGGCGGCTACGGCTTCGACCTGCCCACCTACGTGCGGCTGGCCGCCGAGGTCGCCCGGGGCTGCCCTGAGACCGCGTGGGTGCTCTCCCTCGTGCTCGGTCACGTGCACCAGCTCGCGACCTTCCCGCTGGAGGCGCAGCGCGAGGCCTACGGGGGGCACGGAGAGTTCCGTGCCCCCGAGGTCGCCGCTCCGCAGGGGCGCGGAGTGGTGGTTCCGGGCGGGTACCGGGTGACCGGAGCCTGGGACTACGCCTCGGGAAGTGCGCACGCCACCCACATCCTGCTCGCCTTCGTGGTGCCCGACGGTGCTGCCGGGGGCGGTGGACTGCGGATGGGGTTGTTCGACCGCGACGACTACGAGATCGTGCACAACTGGGACGTCATCGGCATGCAGGGCACGGGGTCGAACCGCGTCGTGGTCGACGACGTCTTCGTGCCCGACCACCGCACGAAGGCGTTCCCCGTGGTCTCGCCGACGCTCGACCGGGCCGTGTACGACGACAGCCCCGTCTTCTACGGCCCCTCGCGCCCGTTCGTCGTGATGGAGTCGGCCGCCGTCATCGTGGGGGCGGCCGAGGGGGCGCTCGACCTCTACGAGGAGACCTTCCTCGCGCGGAAGTCAGGGCCCTCGGGGGCGCCCCGCGACGAGCTCGCCGAGTACCAGCTCAACTTCGGTCGCTGCCGCGCCCTCGTCGACACCGCCCGCGCGGCACTGCTGCAGACCGCCGCCGACTACATGGAGGTCGCCGAGACGACCCGTCGCACGGGTGTTCCCTGTTCTGACGACGACGCCCGGCGGTTGACCCTGGTCGTGCTGCAGAGCATCCATCTCGCGAACGATGCGGTCGACATCATCTTCCGCACCGTCGGCTCGTCGGCGTCGAAACGCGACTCGATGCTCGGGCGCTACTGGCGCAACGTCGGGGTGCTGCGCGGGCACCTCGCCCACCAGTCCGACAGCGCCGCACTGAACTACGGGCGCACGCACTTCGGCCACCCCGCCGTGGGCATCTCGTGA
- a CDS encoding helix-turn-helix domain-containing protein, which produces MSTTSSDRMLSVMDLFTPEKPEWTVEEACAVLGQSESTVYRYFRSLSAAGLIFSVRAGRYLLGPGIVHFDRQLRTSDPLIRATEPGILEIAAQYSEPGMLFISRIHRDYLMTMHEHRLGSSPFPEGPYDRGKLAPPFAGAPALAIHSFAEVRMVRSIFRATGGSDDEWLEMKRAMRAIRANGYAADVGGEDDGIVYVSVPLKRADFGIAGSLTIALFSHDDDAAVIERAARLLTAAADTIAREALNSASR; this is translated from the coding sequence ATGAGCACGACGAGTTCCGACCGGATGCTGTCGGTGATGGACCTGTTCACGCCCGAGAAACCGGAGTGGACGGTCGAGGAGGCCTGCGCGGTGCTCGGCCAGTCGGAGAGCACCGTGTACCGGTACTTCCGCAGCCTCAGCGCTGCCGGCCTGATCTTCAGCGTGCGCGCCGGGCGGTATCTGCTGGGGCCCGGCATCGTGCACTTCGATCGGCAGCTGCGCACCTCGGATCCGCTCATCCGGGCGACCGAGCCGGGCATCCTGGAGATCGCGGCGCAGTACTCCGAGCCCGGGATGCTGTTCATCAGCCGCATCCACCGCGACTACCTGATGACCATGCACGAGCACCGCCTCGGGTCGTCGCCCTTCCCCGAGGGCCCCTATGACCGCGGCAAGCTGGCTCCGCCCTTCGCCGGGGCGCCGGCGCTCGCCATCCACTCCTTCGCCGAGGTGCGCATGGTGCGCTCGATCTTCCGCGCGACCGGGGGGAGCGACGACGAGTGGCTCGAGATGAAGCGGGCGATGCGCGCGATCAGGGCGAACGGCTACGCGGCCGACGTCGGCGGGGAAGACGACGGCATCGTCTACGTGTCGGTGCCGCTGAAGAGGGCCGACTTCGGCATCGCCGGGAGCCTCACCATCGCCCTGTTCAGCCACGACGACGACGCCGCGGTCATCGAGCGGGCGGCCCGGCTGCTGACAGCCGCCGCCGACACGATCGCCCGCGAGGCCCTCAACTCCGCCTCGCGCTGA
- a CDS encoding carbohydrate ABC transporter permease codes for MFTYTPLTFVREIVMILVTAVFALPLYILLVGSMKTTDEFRSTSPLALPTDPQWSNFVEVLTTTGRNSVVAGFVNSVVLTVGSLAIVILLGSFCAYVIVRSTRRWAKASFYLFLVAIILPTQLGVVPLYVGARALGLTGTLIGLILIYSGMFLPLCVFLYASFFRGHPRDYEEAAAIDGAGPFRTYWHSVLPLMAPVTGTVAILAGVAIWNDFFTPLIFLGGSNFPTLPVVMYQYVGNLVAEWNKIFAVVVIAFIPVMIFFIFSQRRLMQGFSGGVKS; via the coding sequence ATGTTCACGTACACTCCCCTGACCTTCGTGCGGGAAATCGTCATGATCCTCGTCACCGCCGTGTTCGCCCTGCCGCTGTACATCCTGCTAGTGGGCTCGATGAAAACCACCGACGAGTTCCGCAGCACGTCGCCGCTGGCCCTGCCGACCGATCCCCAGTGGTCGAACTTCGTCGAGGTGCTCACCACCACCGGGCGCAACAGTGTGGTCGCCGGGTTCGTGAACAGCGTGGTGCTCACGGTCGGCAGCCTCGCCATCGTCATTCTGCTCGGGTCGTTCTGCGCCTACGTGATCGTGCGCTCGACGAGGCGTTGGGCCAAGGCCTCGTTCTATCTCTTCCTCGTCGCCATCATCCTGCCGACGCAGCTCGGCGTCGTTCCTCTGTACGTCGGCGCCCGCGCCCTCGGGTTGACCGGCACGCTGATCGGCCTGATCCTCATCTATTCGGGGATGTTCCTGCCGCTGTGCGTCTTCCTCTATGCCTCGTTCTTCCGCGGCCACCCCCGCGACTACGAGGAGGCCGCGGCCATCGACGGAGCGGGGCCCTTCCGCACCTACTGGCACTCGGTCCTGCCGTTGATGGCCCCGGTGACCGGCACCGTCGCCATCCTCGCCGGTGTGGCGATCTGGAACGACTTCTTCACGCCGCTGATCTTCCTCGGCGGATCGAACTTCCCGACGCTGCCGGTCGTGATGTACCAGTACGTCGGCAACCTGGTCGCCGAGTGGAACAAGATCTTCGCGGTCGTCGTCATCGCCTTCATCCCGGTGATGATCTTCTTCATCTTCTCGCAACGCCGCCTCATGCAGGGCTTCTCGGGCGGGGTCAAGAGTTGA
- a CDS encoding carbohydrate ABC transporter permease, giving the protein MEQVTTSPASGRGRPLLSFGRWWWAAPAILAVLLVQYAATFAGTFFAFTDYTGIGSFDLVGFDNFVAIFQDPAVVGVIGNTLLYALAQMVGTTVLGLLFALALNRGLKSRYVLRAIIFLPIALSPLAVSYVWKFIFEYDGLLNQVLAAVGLADLQRTWLGDPETAIWTVVVVIVWQGVGISMVIFLAGLAGVPPELEEAASLDRANLWQRFRYVTLPALRPSVTVATMLSLIFGLRLFDPILAMTGGGPVSSSKNLALLVYQEAFTQGHFGYGAALSLILTVIILIFAIIQQFITRERSGG; this is encoded by the coding sequence GTGGAGCAAGTAACGACGTCGCCGGCGTCAGGCCGGGGCCGCCCACTCCTCTCCTTCGGGAGGTGGTGGTGGGCGGCTCCAGCGATCCTCGCCGTGCTGCTGGTGCAGTACGCCGCGACGTTCGCCGGCACCTTCTTCGCCTTCACCGACTACACCGGCATCGGTTCGTTCGATCTGGTCGGGTTCGACAACTTCGTCGCCATCTTCCAAGACCCCGCGGTCGTGGGAGTGATCGGCAACACCCTGCTCTACGCTCTCGCACAGATGGTCGGCACGACGGTTCTCGGCCTCCTCTTCGCCCTCGCGCTCAACCGCGGCCTGAAGTCGCGCTACGTGCTCAGGGCGATCATCTTCCTGCCGATCGCGCTCAGCCCGCTCGCCGTCTCCTACGTCTGGAAGTTCATCTTCGAGTACGACGGCCTGCTCAACCAGGTGCTGGCCGCGGTCGGCCTCGCCGATCTCCAGCGCACCTGGCTCGGCGACCCCGAGACGGCGATCTGGACGGTCGTGGTCGTCATCGTCTGGCAGGGGGTCGGCATCTCGATGGTGATCTTCCTCGCCGGCCTCGCCGGCGTTCCGCCGGAGCTCGAGGAGGCTGCGTCGCTCGACCGGGCGAACCTGTGGCAGCGGTTCCGCTACGTCACGCTGCCGGCGCTGCGCCCCTCCGTGACGGTGGCGACCATGCTGTCGCTCATTTTCGGCCTCCGCCTGTTCGACCCGATCCTCGCCATGACGGGCGGCGGCCCGGTGAGCTCGAGCAAGAACCTGGCGCTCCTGGTGTACCAGGAGGCCTTCACACAGGGCCACTTCGGCTACGGCGCCGCGCTGTCGCTCATCCTGACCGTGATCATCCTCATCTTCGCGATCATCCAGCAATTCATCACGCGAGAGCGCTCCGGAGGGTAG
- a CDS encoding ABC transporter substrate-binding protein, with product MSQRQRFRRPLLVIGIGAVSALMLAGCSTAEPSGGGDATGSDVTLTFAYPKAGSTTPWETMAEKYSEETGVKVEVEPIYIDGYDSAINTRLQGGNAPDLFLTEPGTGPKGLVSLGDAGLLGEVSGAAADLINPDESAAYGSDGKAYGMPVFNAPRAAVVFDGNLEKAGVEWPQTVSEMLQSCPTAKSNGYAFTLGQFGSSFTADGQAILIAASSVYANDPDWDAKRAAGDVTFSDTEGWRYAIQTLSDMYQAGCYQDGAEAAQGEFWTGVAAGETPSVLSLTTGEADIWKDLSGLLPNETTSVYPFPGETADDVRVVNSVKFTLSTAAANANNAVAQDYLEWLAQPENLQQIADITGTVPAGDLNADSLEGVYEPIKSLVADGKVISEPGLTWPNGVLAAMQEDVPGLFTGQKTVDQVLADMDAAWSK from the coding sequence ATGTCACAGCGTCAACGGTTCCGCCGCCCTCTGCTCGTCATCGGCATCGGAGCGGTCTCCGCTCTCATGCTGGCCGGCTGCTCCACCGCCGAACCCTCGGGCGGGGGTGACGCGACAGGGAGCGACGTCACCCTGACGTTCGCCTACCCGAAGGCCGGCTCCACCACCCCGTGGGAGACGATGGCGGAGAAGTACAGCGAGGAGACCGGCGTCAAGGTCGAGGTCGAGCCGATCTACATCGACGGCTACGACTCGGCCATCAACACCAGGCTCCAGGGCGGCAACGCCCCCGACCTCTTCCTCACCGAGCCGGGCACCGGCCCGAAGGGACTCGTCAGCCTCGGCGACGCCGGTCTGCTCGGCGAGGTGAGCGGGGCGGCAGCCGACCTCATCAACCCCGACGAGAGTGCGGCCTACGGCTCCGACGGCAAGGCGTACGGCATGCCCGTGTTCAACGCCCCGAGGGCAGCGGTGGTCTTCGACGGCAACCTCGAGAAAGCCGGCGTCGAGTGGCCCCAGACCGTCTCGGAGATGCTGCAGAGTTGCCCCACGGCGAAGTCGAACGGCTACGCCTTCACGCTCGGCCAGTTCGGCTCCTCCTTCACCGCAGACGGCCAGGCGATCCTGATCGCCGCGAGCTCGGTCTACGCGAACGACCCCGACTGGGATGCCAAGCGCGCGGCCGGCGACGTCACCTTCTCCGACACCGAGGGCTGGCGCTACGCCATCCAGACCCTGTCCGACATGTATCAGGCGGGCTGCTACCAAGACGGAGCCGAGGCCGCCCAGGGCGAGTTCTGGACGGGTGTCGCCGCCGGCGAGACACCCTCGGTGCTCTCGCTCACGACGGGCGAGGCCGACATCTGGAAAGACCTGTCGGGCCTGCTCCCCAACGAGACCACCTCGGTGTACCCCTTCCCCGGCGAGACCGCCGACGACGTGAGGGTCGTCAACTCCGTGAAGTTCACCCTCTCGACCGCCGCGGCGAACGCGAACAACGCTGTCGCCCAGGATTACCTCGAGTGGCTCGCCCAGCCCGAGAACCTGCAGCAGATCGCCGACATCACCGGCACGGTGCCCGCGGGCGATCTGAACGCCGACTCGCTGGAGGGCGTGTACGAGCCCATCAAGTCGCTGGTCGCCGACGGCAAGGTCATCTCCGAGCCCGGCCTCACCTGGCCGAACGGCGTGCTGGCGGCCATGCAGGAGGATGTGCCCGGGCTGTTCACCGGTCAGAAGACGGTCGATCAGGTGCTCGCCGACATGGATGCGGCGTGGAGCAAGTAA
- a CDS encoding aldehyde dehydrogenase family protein, translated as MPLNPFTAEPARQYIDGEWREIGPLEESLNPATDETLGQFHDGGLDAANEAIAAAHTAFTTTSWRTDREQRARALWDLSLTLERNLDRIARAITLENGKPLAQAQFELSIAAPKLRYFAGQALTDLGTAAETPSGFSILSREPIGVAGVIVPWNSPGILSIRSIAPALAAGCTVAVKMPAQTALTNALIAGLFAETASLPAGVVNFFTESGDEGAKALVADRRVGVISYTGSSAVGARIMAAAAPQLKRVSLELGGKTPMIVFDDADFDAVVPTLTAAVTTFAGQFCMTGSRVLAHSSVADELRERLATSLRSVQVGPGIDPDTQMGPLIDHASVDRVSRMVGESGGEVILAGGPTEGRGAFYRPALIGVTDLDSRLVQDEVFGPVATFETFDSDEEAVFRANATDYGLAASVWTRDGARSLRVSQAIEAGTVWTNAWAQIFDQFEEGGYKKSGLGRLNGPGGLAEFQEVKHIYRSV; from the coding sequence ATGCCCCTCAACCCGTTCACCGCCGAGCCGGCCCGGCAGTACATCGACGGGGAATGGCGCGAGATCGGTCCCCTGGAGGAGTCGCTCAATCCCGCGACCGACGAGACGCTCGGGCAGTTCCACGACGGCGGCCTCGACGCCGCGAACGAGGCGATCGCCGCGGCGCACACCGCGTTCACCACGACCTCCTGGCGCACCGACCGCGAACAGCGCGCACGCGCCCTCTGGGATCTGTCGCTGACGCTCGAGCGCAACCTCGACCGCATCGCCCGCGCCATCACGCTCGAGAACGGCAAGCCCCTCGCGCAGGCCCAGTTCGAGCTCAGCATCGCCGCCCCGAAGCTGCGCTACTTCGCCGGCCAGGCGCTCACCGACCTGGGCACGGCCGCCGAGACGCCGTCGGGCTTCTCCATCCTGTCGCGGGAGCCGATCGGTGTCGCCGGCGTGATCGTGCCGTGGAACTCGCCCGGCATCCTGTCCATCCGCTCCATCGCTCCGGCACTCGCCGCCGGATGCACGGTCGCCGTGAAGATGCCCGCCCAGACCGCGCTCACCAACGCCCTCATCGCCGGACTGTTCGCCGAGACGGCGTCGCTGCCCGCCGGCGTCGTCAACTTCTTCACCGAGTCGGGCGACGAGGGTGCCAAGGCCCTGGTCGCCGACCGCCGGGTGGGCGTGATCAGCTACACCGGCAGTTCGGCGGTGGGCGCCCGGATCATGGCTGCCGCGGCCCCCCAGCTCAAGCGTGTCTCGCTCGAGCTCGGCGGCAAGACGCCGATGATCGTCTTCGACGACGCCGACTTCGACGCCGTCGTGCCGACGCTCACGGCGGCCGTCACGACGTTCGCCGGGCAGTTCTGCATGACGGGCAGCCGCGTGCTCGCCCACTCCTCTGTCGCCGACGAGCTCCGCGAACGCCTCGCCACCTCGCTCCGCAGCGTGCAGGTCGGGCCCGGCATCGACCCCGACACCCAGATGGGCCCGCTGATCGACCACGCCTCGGTCGACCGGGTGAGCCGGATGGTCGGCGAGAGCGGAGGCGAGGTCATCCTCGCGGGCGGCCCCACCGAGGGGCGCGGCGCCTTCTACCGTCCCGCGCTGATCGGCGTGACCGATCTCGACTCCCGCCTCGTGCAGGACGAGGTGTTCGGGCCGGTCGCGACCTTCGAGACCTTCGACAGCGACGAGGAGGCGGTGTTCCGAGCCAACGCGACCGACTACGGCCTCGCGGCCTCCGTCTGGACACGCGACGGCGCCCGATCGCTGCGCGTGTCGCAGGCCATCGAGGCCGGCACCGTCTGGACCAACGCGTGGGCGCAGATCTTCGACCAGTTCGAAGAGGGCGGCTACAAGAAGAGCGGCCTCGGCCGCCTCAACGGGCCCGGCGGCCTCGCCGAGTTCCAGGAAGTCAAGCACATCTACCGATCCGTATAG